A DNA window from Massilia putida contains the following coding sequences:
- a CDS encoding ABC transporter permease, producing MDTTAPRTLDPALLGRAGRLLLRALSLAACVAAWQWAATHHLNLGLVTFQNVPSPKDVLDAAAALLESPKLALHLKASVWRVFAGFAAAGVAGIGLGLVIGRSRVLEDVLLPPLEMLRPIPAVAWIPLAILMFPSSELSMVFITFIGALFPILLNTIHGVEGADPRLVASSRSLGAGRLPIFTEVILPAAAPSIVTGLSIGMGTAWFCLVTAEMISGQFGIGYYTWAAYTIQNYPDIVVGMLFIGIIGMGSSALVKKIGDLAMPWYHMQRTKR from the coding sequence ATGGACACCACCGCCCCCCGCACACTCGACCCGGCCCTGCTGGGCCGCGCCGGCCGCCTGCTGCTGCGCGCGCTGTCGCTCGCCGCCTGCGTGGCGGCCTGGCAGTGGGCCGCCACGCACCACCTCAACCTCGGCCTCGTCACGTTCCAGAACGTGCCGTCGCCGAAGGACGTGCTCGACGCGGCCGCCGCGCTGCTGGAATCGCCCAAGCTGGCGCTGCACCTGAAGGCCAGCGTATGGCGCGTGTTCGCCGGCTTCGCGGCGGCGGGCGTGGCCGGCATCGGGCTCGGTCTCGTCATCGGCCGCTCGCGCGTGCTGGAAGACGTGCTGCTGCCGCCGCTGGAAATGCTGCGCCCGATTCCGGCCGTCGCCTGGATCCCGCTGGCGATATTGATGTTCCCGTCGTCGGAATTGTCGATGGTGTTCATCACGTTCATCGGCGCGCTGTTCCCCATCCTGCTCAACACGATCCACGGCGTGGAAGGCGCCGACCCGCGCCTCGTCGCCTCGTCGCGCAGCCTCGGCGCCGGCCGCCTCCCCATTTTCACGGAAGTGATCCTGCCGGCGGCCGCGCCCAGCATCGTCACGGGCCTGTCGATCGGCATGGGCACGGCGTGGTTCTGCCTCGTGACGGCCGAGATGATCTCCGGCCAGTTCGGCATCGGCTATTACACGTGGGCCGCGTACACGATCCAAAACTACCCGGACATCGTCGTCGGCATGCTGTTCATCGGCATCATCGGTATGGGCAGCAGCGCGCTCGTGAAGAAGATCGGCGACCTCGCCATGCCCTGGTACCACATG